One segment of Solanum lycopersicum chromosome 1, SLM_r2.1 DNA contains the following:
- the LOC138341870 gene encoding uncharacterized protein translates to MVSNPRDRMNKLVMGVSNLVDKECHTSMSLNDMDISRLMVYAQQIEESRIRDIRQEGKRPRSDDSSHQKSKKSNYHQDSSMENNNRAQNQHFQGGGHTFERARCPTYGKQHLGKCCTGTDGCFSCGNKGHNKMDFLNIKPRGKEANQASLDPNAPKKIEPLLWDGS, encoded by the coding sequence ATGGTATCCAACCCTAGGGATAGGATGAACAAATTAGTGATGGGAGTGTCTAACTTGGTGGATAAAGAGTGTCATACGTCAATGTCTCTTAATGACATGGATATCTCTAGACTCATGGTTTATgcacaacaaattgaggagtccaGAATTAGGGACATAAGGCAAGAGGGTAAGAGGCCTAGGTCGGATGATTCTAGTCACCAAAAATCTAAGAAGAGTAACTATCACCAAGATTCTTCCATGGAAAACAATAATAGGGCTCAAAATCAACATTTCCAAGGTGGTGGCCATACTTTTGAAAGGGCTAGGTGTCCTACTTATGGAAAGCAACATTTGGGTAAATGTTGTACCGGGACGGATGGTTGTTTTAGTTGTGGTAACAAAGGACACAATAAGATGGACTTCCTGAACATCAAACCAAGAGGGAAAGAGGCCAATCAAGCTTCCCTTGATCCTAATGctccaaaaaaaatagaacCCTTGTTATGGGATGGGAGTTAG